The window GCTTTACAAGAAGCTGAACAAGAAGTGAATAAAGATGATGAATATTTACAAGAGTTAGATGATTACGATCAATCTAGTGAGCGTATAACTAAGGCACCGAAAGAAGTTAAAGATTCTAAACGTAAAAAGAAAAGCAACAAAAATAAAGAAAAGAAAAATAAAAAACAAGCTAAATCGCGTGAGCAAGTGACACCAGATACTGCTCAGCAAGAAAGAAAAGAAGATTCACCGAACAAAATATATTATCAAGAAGGAGTTTCAGTGGGTGAACTTGCTGAGAAATTAAATAAAGATGCATCTGAAATCGTGAAAAATTTATTTATGGTTGGTATTGTAACAAATATTAATCAATCACTAGATCAAGATTCAATCGAATTAATATGTAGTGAATATGGTGTAGAAGCTGAAGAAGAAGTCATCGTTGACTCTAAAGACCTCGATGCTTACTTCCAAGTTGAAACAAATGAGGATCAAGCGGTTGAAAGACCTGCTGTTGTTACAATTATGGGACACGTTGACCACGGTAAGACAACGCTATTAGATTCAATTCGTAACACACGAGTTACTGATGGTGAAGCAGGCGGTATTACACAACATATTGGTGCATATCAAATCGAAGCAAACGATAAAAAAATTACGTTTTTAGATACACCAGGTCACGCTGCTTTTACGACGATGCGTGCACGTGGTGCTCAAGTAACAGATATTACGATTTTAGTTGTTGCAGCAGATGATGGTGTAATGCCACAAACAGTTGAAGCAATCAACCATGCTAAAGCGGCTGAGGTACCAATTATTGTTGCGGTTAATAAAATTGATAAACCAACTGCTAATCCTGACCGTGTGATGACTGAGCTTGGAGAACATGGATTATTCCCAGAAGACTGGGGTGGAGATACGATTTTCGTACCACTCTCTGCATTGAATGGTGATGGCATTGAAGATTTACTCGAAATGATCACACTTGTTTCTGAAGTAGAGGAATTGAAAGCAAACCCAGAGCGTACTGCAATCGGAACGGTTATTGAAGCGGAACTTGATAAATCAAGAGGTGCACTTGCATCAATACTTGTTCAAGATGGAACACTAGAACAAGGTGATTCAATTGTTGTCGGTCATACGTATGGACGTGTTAGAACGATGACCAATGACCTTGGCCAAAATATTAAAAAAGCAGGACCTTCTACGCCAGTTGAAATAACAGGTTTACAAGATGTACCAAATGCCGGTGATCGCTTTGTAGTATTCAAAGATGATAAACAAGCAAAAGCCATCGGAGAATCAAGACAAGAAGAACAAATTTTAACTGCCCGTCAAGATTCACAAAAAGTAAGTTTAGATAACTTATTTGATGTGATGAAAGAAGGCGAAATGAAAGACTTGAATATTATTATTAAAGCGGATGTTCAAGGTTCTGTTGAAGCAGTTGCCGCGTCACTGATGAAGATTGACGTTGAAGGGGTAAATATTAAAATCATCCATACAGGTGTTGGTGCCATTAATGAATCAGATGTTACACTTGCATCAGCATCTAATGGTATCATTTTTGGATTTAACGTTAGACCAGATGCGAATGCAAAGCGTGCGGCTGAACAAGAACAAGTTGATATGAGACTCCATCGCATTATTTATCAAATCATCGAAGAAGTTGAATCTGCGATGAAAGGTATGCTTGATCCTGAATATGAAGAACAAGTGATTGGTCAAGCTGAAGTCCGTCAAACGTTCAAAGTGTCTAAAGTTGGAACGATTGCTGGTTCTTATGTGACAGAAGGTAAGATCACAAGAAATGCTGGTGTTCGAATTATTCGTGAAGGCGTAGTTGTATTTGAAGGTGAATTGGATACGTTGAAGCGATTTAAAGATGATGCGAAAGAAGTTGCTCAAGGCTATGAATGTGGTATTACGATTGAAGGATATAATGACCTAAAAGAAGGCGACATTATAGAAGCTTATCAAATGGTTGAAATTGAACGATAAATATATTCAATTAAAGTCTAAATCACAATATGAGGTGATCTAATGAGTATAAGAAGCGAACGTGTTGGAGAAGAAATCAAAAAGGTTATCTCTGAGACAATTAATAATAAGGTTAAAGACCCACGTATTGGATTTACTACGGTGACAGATGTCGAAGTGACTGGGGATCTTGAACATGCAAAAGTATATTTGACAGTATTTGGAACCGAAAAAGAAAAGGAAGAAACTTTTAAAGCGCTTGATAAAGCAAATGGATTTATCCGAAATGAAATTGGTAAAGCAGTAAAACTTAGAGTTGTACCAGATTTAACATTTATTTATGATGAATCAATTGATTACGGTAATAAGATAGAACGTATGATTGCAGAATTCAATAAAAAAGAAAAGTAATGCACCTAATCAATGATAATAGACAATTGACGACCTCTCTTGTACACTACTATTAGTGTATAGGAGAGGTGTTTTTTTGATGGATGGAATTATTCCGATATATAAACCACGAGGTATGACAAGTCATGATGTTGTATTTCAATTGCGTAAAATATTAAAGACAAAAAAGATTGGGCATACGGGTACATTAGACCCTGAAGTAGATGGCGTTTTACCAATATGTGTTGGACGAGCAACTAAAATCAGTGATTATATGATGAATACAGGAAAGACATACGCTGCACAAATTACGCTCGGTATTCAAACAACGACAGAAGATCAGACAGGTGAAGTGATTAACATTGATCATAGACTTCCCGAA of the Abyssicoccus albus genome contains:
- the infB gene encoding translation initiation factor IF-2, with translation MSKLRIYEYAKQQNKKSKEIMEILREQGLDVSSHMQTLEDEYITMLNEQLGLTNAESSNTDQQKSSTENVETSTEDVVVKTDDTTDDEEIQKALQEAEQEVNKDDEYLQELDDYDQSSERITKAPKEVKDSKRKKKSNKNKEKKNKKQAKSREQVTPDTAQQERKEDSPNKIYYQEGVSVGELAEKLNKDASEIVKNLFMVGIVTNINQSLDQDSIELICSEYGVEAEEEVIVDSKDLDAYFQVETNEDQAVERPAVVTIMGHVDHGKTTLLDSIRNTRVTDGEAGGITQHIGAYQIEANDKKITFLDTPGHAAFTTMRARGAQVTDITILVVAADDGVMPQTVEAINHAKAAEVPIIVAVNKIDKPTANPDRVMTELGEHGLFPEDWGGDTIFVPLSALNGDGIEDLLEMITLVSEVEELKANPERTAIGTVIEAELDKSRGALASILVQDGTLEQGDSIVVGHTYGRVRTMTNDLGQNIKKAGPSTPVEITGLQDVPNAGDRFVVFKDDKQAKAIGESRQEEQILTARQDSQKVSLDNLFDVMKEGEMKDLNIIIKADVQGSVEAVAASLMKIDVEGVNIKIIHTGVGAINESDVTLASASNGIIFGFNVRPDANAKRAAEQEQVDMRLHRIIYQIIEEVESAMKGMLDPEYEEQVIGQAEVRQTFKVSKVGTIAGSYVTEGKITRNAGVRIIREGVVVFEGELDTLKRFKDDAKEVAQGYECGITIEGYNDLKEGDIIEAYQMVEIER
- the rbfA gene encoding 30S ribosome-binding factor RbfA — encoded protein: MSIRSERVGEEIKKVISETINNKVKDPRIGFTTVTDVEVTGDLEHAKVYLTVFGTEKEKEETFKALDKANGFIRNEIGKAVKLRVVPDLTFIYDESIDYGNKIERMIAEFNKKEK